From the Halomonas meridiana genome, one window contains:
- a CDS encoding acetate/propionate family kinase, translating into MNAPVLVINCGSSSIKYALIDADPQAPRLAGLAERLGSSDARLKGKNSAGESFTQPLPNADHAEALNAILERLEGRVPGAVGHRIVHGGEHFTQAALIDDSVIEAIETTAALAPLHNPANLAGIAATRKVFPELPQVAVFDTAFHQTLPPRAYRYALPEALYTEHGIRRYGFHGTSHAFVSQRAGELSSRGAGGWLTAHLGNGCSTAAVWNNQSLDTSMGLTPLEGLVMGTRSGDVDPGLHAHLHRQLGWSLDEIDNVLNKQSGLLGLSGLTNDMREVEDQAMAGHPGAKLALDVFCYRIAKSLAALSCALPTLDGVIFTGGIGENSPIVRREVLALLPHFGFSLDEAANEATIRGKEGKLDSAGHQGPEVWVIPTDEEGRIAMETRHCVETPE; encoded by the coding sequence ATGAACGCACCGGTGCTGGTTATTAACTGTGGCTCTTCTTCTATTAAATACGCTTTGATCGATGCTGACCCGCAGGCACCACGCTTAGCCGGGCTAGCGGAGCGCTTAGGCAGCAGCGACGCCCGCTTGAAAGGTAAAAACAGCGCCGGTGAAAGCTTTACCCAGCCGCTGCCGAATGCTGACCATGCCGAAGCCCTCAACGCCATTCTGGAGCGTTTGGAAGGCCGCGTGCCGGGTGCCGTGGGCCACCGTATCGTTCACGGCGGCGAGCACTTCACCCAGGCTGCCCTCATTGATGACAGCGTCATCGAGGCCATCGAAACCACGGCAGCTTTAGCACCGCTGCATAACCCCGCTAACCTGGCGGGCATTGCTGCAACTCGCAAGGTGTTTCCAGAACTGCCCCAAGTGGCCGTGTTCGATACCGCCTTCCACCAAACGCTGCCACCCCGCGCCTACCGTTACGCGCTGCCGGAAGCGCTTTACACCGAGCATGGCATTCGCCGCTACGGTTTCCACGGTACCAGCCACGCCTTTGTGAGCCAGCGCGCTGGCGAGCTGAGTAGCCGTGGCGCGGGCGGCTGGCTGACGGCCCACCTGGGCAACGGCTGCTCTACCGCGGCGGTGTGGAACAACCAGAGCCTGGATACCAGCATGGGTTTAACCCCGCTGGAAGGCTTGGTAATGGGCACCCGCAGCGGCGACGTGGACCCCGGCCTGCATGCGCATCTGCACCGCCAGTTAGGTTGGTCGCTAGATGAAATCGATAACGTACTGAACAAGCAGAGCGGCCTGCTGGGGCTTTCCGGCCTGACCAACGATATGCGCGAAGTAGAAGACCAAGCCATGGCCGGGCACCCTGGCGCCAAGTTGGCGTTAGACGTGTTCTGCTACCGCATCGCCAAGTCGCTGGCCGCGCTCTCCTGTGCACTGCCTACGCTCGATGGCGTGATCTTCACCGGCGGTATTGGCGAAAACTCACCCATCGTGCGTCGTGAAGTGCTGGCCCTGCTGCCCCACTTTGGTTTCAGCTTAGATGAAGCGGCCAACGAAGCCACCATTCGCGGCAAAGAGGGCAAGCTGGATAGCGCTGGCCATCAAGGCCCAGAAGTGTGGGTGATCCCCACCGATGAAGAGGGCCGCATTGCCATGGAAACCCGCCACTGCGTGGAGACCCCTGAATGA
- a CDS encoding EamA family transporter, whose translation MSSISSPNLLPRHLAILLMMTVATMFAANHVSARLAFDNGTGLLLAVLMRSGVACLILLSLVILQKKRLWLPPGAWRWQLAVGLLITLQSVSLYSAVARLPVVIALLLVNTFPIQLALISWALGGPRPSLRSCLIMGTILIGLLVVLDIPSWVANADAMGPEWLAGIGFGLFAAFAFACALWVTEHRLAGVGSTLRSLLTMQTVFIAMIIGGFLGAVPGGMSLPDNSTGWVGLTLLALLYGSGFSILFIFVPRLDMARNAPVMNFEPVASLLIAYLVLGQMLSPSQLVGGAVVVGGIVVLSLSKGR comes from the coding sequence ATGTCCTCGATTTCTAGCCCCAACCTATTACCCCGTCATCTTGCCATTCTGCTGATGATGACGGTGGCGACGATGTTCGCTGCGAACCACGTCTCAGCTCGGTTGGCGTTTGATAACGGCACGGGGCTGCTTTTAGCGGTGTTGATGCGCTCAGGCGTGGCTTGCTTGATTCTGCTTTCCTTGGTCATCCTTCAGAAAAAGCGCCTTTGGCTGCCTCCGGGAGCGTGGCGCTGGCAGCTCGCGGTGGGACTTCTTATTACCCTGCAAAGTGTCAGCTTATATTCCGCTGTGGCGCGCTTGCCGGTGGTGATTGCGCTGCTGCTAGTGAATACCTTTCCTATTCAACTGGCGCTCATTAGCTGGGCGCTGGGCGGGCCTCGGCCATCGCTTCGTAGCTGCCTGATTATGGGCACTATTCTGATTGGCCTGTTGGTGGTGCTGGATATCCCCAGTTGGGTGGCCAACGCCGATGCAATGGGGCCGGAGTGGCTGGCAGGCATTGGCTTTGGGTTATTTGCCGCGTTCGCGTTTGCCTGTGCGCTGTGGGTGACCGAGCATCGTTTGGCCGGGGTAGGCAGTACGCTGCGCAGCCTGCTCACCATGCAAACCGTGTTTATCGCCATGATCATTGGTGGGTTTTTAGGGGCCGTGCCGGGCGGCATGAGCTTGCCGGACAATAGCACCGGCTGGGTAGGGCTAACGCTGCTGGCGCTGCTCTATGGCAGCGGGTTCTCGATTCTGTTTATTTTCGTGCCTCGGTTGGATATGGCCCGCAACGCGCCGGTGATGAATTTCGAGCCGGTGGCGTCGCTGCTGATCGCCTATCTGGTGCTTGGGCAAATGCTCAGCCCTAGCCAGCTCGTGGGCGGCGCGGTGGTGGTCGGGGGCATCGTCGTACTGAGCCTGTCGAAAGGGCGCTAG
- a CDS encoding porin family protein: MKMTVLSLTSAALLAGAGAFAASAQAQESFQYPQGYVGGDAMFWSLNPESGDSRDDVGLRLRGGAQFNDYFALEGHLGTGGSDRGADLDHLAGAYAKGIIPVAPNFRLYGLAGFSEVEISNNRESGLSYGAGAEMDIAQNVSVGADYMRYLDESAYDFDAASIGLRYRF, translated from the coding sequence ATGAAGATGACCGTACTATCACTGACCTCTGCAGCGCTTTTGGCGGGTGCAGGTGCGTTCGCGGCATCCGCCCAAGCCCAAGAGTCCTTTCAATACCCACAAGGATACGTGGGTGGCGATGCCATGTTTTGGAGCTTGAACCCTGAGAGCGGCGACTCCCGCGATGACGTCGGCCTGCGCCTGCGCGGCGGTGCTCAGTTCAATGATTACTTCGCCCTGGAAGGCCACCTGGGCACCGGCGGCTCGGATCGCGGTGCCGATCTAGACCACCTAGCGGGTGCGTATGCCAAAGGCATCATCCCCGTGGCGCCCAACTTCCGTCTCTATGGCCTTGCGGGTTTCTCTGAAGTCGAGATCAGCAACAATCGCGAAAGCGGCCTCTCTTACGGTGCGGGTGCCGAAATGGACATTGCGCAGAACGTCTCCGTTGGGGCCGATTACATGCGCTACCTGGACGAATCCGCCTACGATTTTGATGCGGCCAGCATAGGCCTTCGCTACCGCTTCTGA
- a CDS encoding porin family protein encodes MKTSAKALAIASTLFVSATAHAQSFDAGYPKGYVGADAMAWTLDFEGIDESYDSVGLRLVAGMKLDEYLAVEFHGATGGSDDIYGLDVELDYLVGGFLKGIVPLSDNARLFGLLGYSEVKLTASGFGLNESGRDDDVSFGAGAEVDVTDTLAISADVTRYLSQADYDLDAYSIGLRYRF; translated from the coding sequence ATGAAAACATCAGCCAAAGCGCTTGCGATTGCCTCTACTCTGTTCGTGAGCGCCACCGCCCATGCGCAGTCCTTCGATGCGGGCTACCCCAAGGGGTACGTAGGCGCAGACGCAATGGCATGGACGTTAGATTTTGAGGGTATAGACGAGAGCTATGATTCAGTGGGCCTGCGTTTGGTGGCAGGCATGAAGCTGGATGAGTACTTGGCCGTTGAGTTTCACGGGGCCACTGGCGGCTCAGACGACATTTATGGGCTAGACGTTGAACTGGACTACTTAGTGGGCGGTTTTTTGAAAGGTATCGTTCCGCTTAGCGACAACGCCCGCCTGTTTGGTCTTCTAGGCTATTCGGAAGTCAAACTAACCGCCAGTGGTTTTGGCCTGAACGAGAGCGGCCGCGATGACGACGTTTCCTTCGGTGCAGGCGCAGAAGTCGATGTCACCGACACCCTGGCGATTAGCGCAGATGTCACTCGTTACCTGAGCCAAGCAGACTATGATCTAGACGCTTACAGCATTGGCCTACGCTACCGCTTCTAA
- a CDS encoding HlyD family secretion protein yields MTPDQRFTRWVKIALAAFVVLFVYFLLADSFMPMTPEARAMRPVTRIAPELSAPVKDVVVRDHQRVEAGDVLFRLDPAPFELARQQAELNREQAEQENARLTAELAAARASLASAQATFDERRGERRRAEALLGRQGISRQQYEQQVAAEHTAQAAVASARAQIDSLEVQLGEEGDANLRLRQANNALAQAELDVARTTVRAREAGEVTNLQLQPGDYVQAGQPAVALVASNVDVVADFREKSLRHVAPGDEAKIVFDALPGRIFAGHVSAFDAGVREGQQAADGQLVDIPTSDRWVRDAQRVRIHVVLDEPLEELPPSGARATVQLVPGEHALAKPFAWLQAHLISWLHYVY; encoded by the coding sequence ATGACCCCTGATCAACGATTTACCCGCTGGGTGAAAATAGCCCTGGCGGCGTTTGTGGTGCTGTTTGTCTATTTCTTGCTCGCCGATAGCTTTATGCCCATGACCCCGGAGGCGCGGGCGATGCGGCCCGTGACGCGGATTGCACCGGAGCTTAGCGCGCCGGTGAAAGACGTGGTGGTGCGTGACCACCAGCGGGTAGAAGCGGGTGATGTGCTGTTTCGCCTGGACCCGGCACCGTTCGAGCTTGCTCGGCAGCAGGCGGAGTTGAATCGCGAGCAAGCTGAGCAGGAGAACGCTCGGCTAACCGCCGAACTGGCGGCGGCGCGGGCCTCGCTGGCATCAGCTCAGGCCACGTTTGATGAGCGCCGCGGTGAGCGCCGCCGCGCCGAGGCGCTTTTGGGCCGGCAGGGTATCTCCCGCCAGCAGTATGAACAGCAAGTGGCCGCTGAACATACGGCCCAAGCTGCCGTGGCATCCGCTCGTGCGCAAATCGATAGCTTGGAAGTACAGCTAGGCGAAGAGGGCGATGCCAACCTACGGCTGCGCCAGGCTAACAATGCACTAGCGCAAGCCGAGCTGGACGTGGCTCGTACCACGGTCAGAGCGCGGGAAGCGGGGGAAGTGACGAACCTTCAGCTCCAGCCGGGGGATTACGTGCAGGCAGGCCAGCCTGCCGTGGCGCTGGTGGCCAGCAATGTCGACGTGGTGGCTGATTTTCGCGAAAAAAGCCTGCGCCACGTGGCTCCTGGTGATGAGGCAAAGATCGTATTTGATGCGCTGCCGGGGCGTATTTTTGCAGGCCACGTGAGCGCGTTCGATGCTGGCGTGCGAGAAGGGCAGCAGGCCGCCGACGGGCAGTTGGTGGACATTCCTACCTCTGACCGCTGGGTGCGCGACGCCCAGCGGGTGCGAATTCACGTCGTGCTGGATGAACCGCTGGAAGAACTCCCGCCCAGCGGTGCGCGGGCCACGGTGCAATTAGTGCCCGGCGAGCACGCCTTGGCAAAGCCGTTTGCTTGGCTGCAGGCGCATCTCATTAGCTGGCTGCACTATGTTTATTAG
- a CDS encoding DUF2955 domain-containing protein, which produces MFIRRLARSLATSKPHAATPATRSAPVPSALSQNGLRQCLRVAGGGTLGFIISQLMGWNYGVFFTVFPMFLLGLVPVLNGSIIRQFLSNVSLNVLEVSLVVGLLKHMPVVMTLVVLGLFLLRFNLMAKGPLFLFGANGVLTLSILLHFASYPGVDLSDLLASNLMASVLAVFIAMLMYTLFPDVEPRQPPPRGSKTAAQIRHETLIGGITATLSFVVFQVFDLRGSLSAQMATILILFTLGYFGAQASAAKRAVGTLLGCNLALVMQLALYTQSHHFLLVILLYWLGLMLFAREHMLEGGGSGIGFGGLTTMGILFGQSLGPQQDLVYSALYRFSSMSVALIGTLSVMICLHYLLNRWEPTRLPEK; this is translated from the coding sequence ATGTTTATTAGACGGTTGGCGAGATCGTTGGCTACTTCAAAGCCACACGCGGCGACCCCCGCCACTCGTTCGGCACCGGTTCCCTCGGCGCTTAGCCAGAACGGACTTCGCCAGTGTCTACGAGTCGCGGGTGGCGGCACGTTGGGGTTTATCATCAGCCAACTGATGGGGTGGAATTATGGCGTCTTCTTTACCGTCTTCCCTATGTTTTTGTTGGGCTTGGTGCCGGTGTTAAATGGCTCGATCATTCGCCAGTTTCTTTCCAACGTGAGCCTCAACGTGCTGGAAGTCAGCTTGGTCGTTGGGCTGTTAAAACATATGCCCGTGGTGATGACACTGGTGGTGCTGGGCCTGTTTCTGCTGCGCTTTAACCTAATGGCCAAAGGCCCGCTGTTTCTGTTCGGTGCCAACGGGGTGCTGACGCTCAGTATTCTGCTGCACTTTGCCAGCTATCCGGGGGTGGATTTAAGTGATCTGCTGGCCAGTAATCTCATGGCCAGCGTGCTGGCGGTGTTTATCGCCATGCTGATGTACACCCTGTTTCCCGATGTAGAGCCACGCCAGCCGCCGCCCAGAGGCAGTAAAACGGCGGCACAAATCCGCCATGAAACGCTGATTGGCGGCATCACCGCCACGCTCTCGTTTGTGGTGTTTCAGGTATTTGACCTACGCGGTTCGCTCTCGGCGCAAATGGCCACCATCTTGATTCTGTTCACGCTGGGCTATTTCGGCGCTCAGGCATCGGCAGCCAAGCGTGCGGTCGGTACGCTGCTAGGCTGTAATCTCGCGCTGGTCATGCAGTTGGCACTCTACACCCAGAGCCACCATTTTTTGTTGGTGATTCTGCTCTATTGGCTGGGACTAATGCTGTTTGCCAGGGAGCATATGTTGGAGGGTGGCGGCTCAGGCATTGGGTTTGGTGGGCTGACCACCATGGGGATTCTGTTTGGTCAGTCGTTAGGGCCGCAGCAAGACTTGGTCTACAGCGCGCTGTACCGTTTCTCTTCCATGAGCGTGGCGCTGATCGGCACGCTGTCGGTGATGATTTGCCTGCACTACCTGCTCAACCGCTGGGAACCCACGCGCTTGCCCGAAAAGTAG
- a CDS encoding CsbD family protein translates to MASGKEDKAKGAANKAAGKVKEAAGKATGSSKTEAKGKAQQAKGELQKGKGDAKEGAKKKK, encoded by the coding sequence ATGGCAAGTGGCAAAGAAGATAAAGCGAAAGGTGCGGCCAACAAAGCCGCCGGTAAAGTAAAAGAAGCAGCAGGCAAGGCCACCGGTAGCAGCAAAACCGAAGCCAAAGGTAAAGCCCAACAGGCCAAAGGCGAACTGCAAAAAGGCAAGGGCGATGCCAAAGAGGGCGCCAAGAAGAAAAAGTAA
- the thiC gene encoding phosphomethylpyrimidine synthase ThiC, giving the protein MTKTVKSKTAHFLAETAQVDAAAVAPLPGSRKVYVEGSRPDIRVPFREITLSPTKTSGVDEQNPPLLVYDTSGPYTDPSANIDLRQGLPELRRAWIEERNDTEFLDGPTSQYGQRRANDPTLAQLRFDLTRTPRRAKAGKNVTQLHYARQGIITPEMEFIALRENQRRQALGTAEVERILGHQHAGQSFGASLPKEITPEFVRDEVARGRAIIPNNINHPESEPMIIGRNFLVKINGNLGNSAVTSSIEEEVDKMTWGIRWGADTIMDLSTGQNIHETREWIIRNSPVPIGTVPIYQALEKVNGIAENLTWEIFRDTLIEQAEQGVDYFTIHAGVLLRYVPLTANRVTGIVSRGGSIMAKWCLYHHQESFLYTHFEEICEICKQYDVAFSLGDGLRPGSIADANDEAQFAELETLGELTKIAWKHDVQVMIEGPGHVPMHLVKENMDKQLEYCDEAPFYTLGPLVTDIAPGYDHITSGIGAAMIGWFGCAMLCYVTPKEHLGLPNKDDVKTGIITYKIAAHAADLAKGHPAAQRRDNALSKARFEFRWEDQFNLGLDPDTAREYHDETLPKDSAKVAHFCSMCGPKFCSMKISQEVRDTYRDRTPENAAEGDAEAVKRGMQEQAEKFRREGSELYQEV; this is encoded by the coding sequence ATGACCAAGACCGTCAAAAGTAAAACCGCGCACTTTTTAGCCGAAACCGCCCAGGTAGATGCCGCCGCCGTGGCCCCGCTTCCCGGCTCGCGCAAGGTGTACGTGGAAGGCTCGCGGCCGGATATTCGCGTGCCGTTTCGGGAAATCACCCTCTCGCCTACCAAAACCAGCGGCGTGGATGAACAGAACCCACCATTGCTGGTGTACGACACCTCCGGCCCCTACACCGACCCCAGCGCCAACATCGATTTGCGCCAAGGCCTGCCGGAGCTGCGCCGGGCCTGGATTGAAGAGCGCAACGACACTGAGTTTCTCGATGGCCCCACCAGCCAGTATGGCCAGCGCCGCGCCAACGACCCTACGCTGGCCCAGCTGCGCTTTGATTTAACCCGCACACCCCGCCGGGCAAAAGCAGGCAAGAACGTGACCCAGCTGCACTACGCCCGCCAGGGCATCATCACGCCGGAAATGGAGTTTATCGCCCTGCGGGAAAACCAGCGCCGCCAAGCGTTGGGTACGGCAGAGGTGGAGCGCATTCTGGGCCATCAGCATGCGGGCCAGAGCTTTGGGGCCAGCCTGCCCAAAGAGATCACCCCAGAGTTCGTGCGCGATGAGGTGGCCCGTGGGCGGGCGATTATTCCCAACAACATCAACCACCCGGAAAGCGAGCCGATGATCATCGGTCGTAACTTCCTGGTGAAGATCAATGGCAACCTGGGCAACTCGGCGGTCACCTCTTCCATTGAAGAGGAAGTGGACAAGATGACCTGGGGCATCCGCTGGGGCGCGGATACCATCATGGATCTCTCCACCGGCCAGAACATCCATGAAACCCGCGAGTGGATCATCCGCAACTCGCCGGTGCCGATTGGTACGGTGCCCATTTATCAGGCGCTGGAGAAGGTCAACGGCATTGCCGAAAACCTCACCTGGGAGATCTTCCGCGATACGCTGATCGAGCAGGCGGAACAGGGGGTGGATTACTTCACCATTCACGCAGGGGTGCTGCTGCGCTACGTGCCGCTCACCGCCAACCGCGTCACCGGTATTGTCAGCCGTGGCGGTTCCATCATGGCGAAGTGGTGTTTGTATCACCACCAGGAGAGCTTCCTGTACACCCACTTCGAGGAGATCTGCGAGATCTGCAAGCAGTACGATGTGGCGTTCTCGCTGGGCGACGGCCTGCGCCCCGGCTCCATTGCCGATGCCAACGATGAAGCGCAGTTCGCAGAACTCGAAACCCTGGGTGAACTGACGAAGATCGCCTGGAAGCACGATGTGCAGGTGATGATCGAGGGCCCCGGCCATGTGCCCATGCACTTGGTGAAGGAGAACATGGATAAGCAGCTGGAGTACTGCGACGAAGCGCCCTTCTACACCTTGGGGCCGCTGGTGACGGATATCGCCCCCGGCTACGACCACATTACCTCCGGCATTGGGGCAGCGATGATTGGTTGGTTTGGCTGCGCCATGCTCTGCTACGTGACGCCGAAAGAGCACCTGGGCCTGCCCAATAAAGACGACGTGAAAACCGGCATCATCACCTACAAGATTGCCGCCCACGCAGCGGATTTGGCCAAGGGCCACCCAGCGGCGCAGCGCCGTGATAACGCGCTCTCTAAAGCGCGCTTCGAGTTCCGCTGGGAAGACCAGTTCAACCTGGGCCTAGACCCAGACACCGCGCGGGAGTACCACGATGAAACCCTGCCGAAGGATTCCGCCAAGGTGGCGCACTTCTGCTCCATGTGCGGGCCAAAGTTCTGCTCCATGAAGATCAGCCAGGAAGTGCGCGATACCTACCGCGACCGTACGCCGGAAAACGCCGCTGAAGGCGATGCCGAAGCGGTGAAACGCGGAATGCAGGAGCAGGCGGAGAAGTTCCGCCGGGAAGGCAGCGAGCTTTACCAGGAGGTGTAG
- the tenA gene encoding thiaminase II, protein MGYRFTDLTTACQDDWRAYIEHDFVRQLGTATLPEASFRHYLKQDYLFLIHFARAYALAAYKSPTLADLRQAHEGLKAIVDVELGLHVGFCQEWGISEQELAELPEARATLAYTRYVLDTGNRGDLLDLHVALAPCLVGYGEIANWLNEQPSTLRGAQNPFDAWIAMYEGEEFQAAMQAELAWLDARLADVTPARFAELSKIFRDATRLEIDFWQMGLDLSE, encoded by the coding sequence TTGCCAAGACGATTGGCGGGCTTATATCGAGCACGACTTCGTGCGCCAGTTGGGCACTGCCACGCTGCCCGAAGCGTCGTTTCGTCACTACCTGAAGCAGGATTACCTGTTTTTGATTCACTTCGCCCGCGCCTACGCGCTGGCTGCCTATAAAAGCCCCACCCTCGCCGATCTTCGCCAAGCCCATGAAGGCTTGAAAGCCATTGTGGATGTGGAGCTGGGCCTGCACGTGGGCTTTTGCCAGGAATGGGGCATTAGCGAGCAGGAGCTTGCCGAACTCCCTGAGGCCCGCGCAACGCTGGCCTATACCCGCTATGTGTTGGATACCGGCAACCGGGGCGACCTGCTCGATTTGCACGTGGCGCTGGCCCCGTGCCTGGTGGGCTACGGTGAAATCGCCAACTGGCTGAACGAGCAACCTTCCACGCTGCGCGGCGCGCAAAACCCGTTTGACGCCTGGATCGCCATGTACGAAGGCGAGGAGTTCCAAGCCGCTATGCAAGCGGAGCTTGCGTGGCTCGATGCCCGCTTGGCGGATGTTACCCCCGCCCGTTTTGCTGAGCTAAGCAAGATCTTCCGCGATGCCACCCGCCTGGAAATCGACTTCTGGCAGATGGGTTTAGACCTTTCTGAATAA